The genomic segment CGAAGAAGCGGTTCGACGGCCGCAACGGCAGGCTCGGCTCGCACCTGCCGTGGGCCGACCCCCGCCGTGGGTGGGACTTCGTCTCCACCGGACACGGCGACGTGGACTGGGAGAGCGCGTTCCGGGCACTGAACGCCATCGGCTACACCGGCCCCATCTCGGTCGAGTGGGAGGACGCGGGCATGGACCGCCTGCGCGGCGCGGCCGAGGCCGTCACCTACATCCGCAGCCAGCTGTTCGACAAGCCCGAGGCGGCCTTCGACGCCGCGTTCAGCACGGAGAGGAACGACACGCCATGAGTGACAAGGCACTGTCCCGTAGAGCGATGTTCCGCACCGCGGCCGGGGCCGCGGCCGCCGTGGGGCTGGCCGGAGCGATGAGCGGCACCGCCCACGCCGGCTGGGGCCCACCCGGCAGGCGCATCCCCAAGCAGATGATCAGCATCCAGCTCTACACCCTCCGGAACCTGTTCGAGGCCGACCTGGAGGGCACGCTGGAGGCACTCGCCGACATCGGCTACCGCAGCGTCGAGCTCGCCGGCACGTACGGGCGCTCGGCGGCGGAGTTCCGGGGGCTGCTCGACCGCTACCACCTGAGGGCGACGTCCGCGCACGTCTCCTTCGACGGCGAGGACGTCGACGCGCTGATCGAGGACGCCAGGACGCTCGGCTACCGCAAGGCGGCCTGCGCCTACGCGAACTACTCGACGCTGGAGGAGTGGCGGGCGTTCGCGGGCCGCCTCGACACGGCCGCGGCGGCCTTCCGCAAGGCCGGCATCTCGTACGGCTACCACAACCACGCCCACGAGTACCAGGCCATCGACGGGGTCCGGCCGATCGACGTCATCGCCGAGCGCACCAGCCCTCGCAACGTGCACCTGGAGTACGACCTGTACTGGGTGGTGGACGGCGGCGCGGACCCGGTGGAGGAGTACTACCGCCGGTTCGGGCGGGTGCAGCAGTTCCACGTCAAGGACCGTGGCGAGGACGGCGGCTGGGCCGACGTCGGCACGGGCACCATCGACTGGGCCACGCTGTTCCGCCGCACGTGGGCGGGGCCGATGAAGCAGTACATCGTCGAACACGACGACCCGGCCGACCCGCTGAACACGGCGAAGGTGGGCTACGACTACCTGGCCGACCTGCGTTTCTGAACGCCGGGTTGCCCCGGTCGCGGGTGGTGCCCGCACCGCTCACGACCGGGGATCCGCGGCATGGCCGTGTTCCGGGTTTCGGCCGGCATCGAGAGCACAGCCGCCAGCCTGAAGGGGCCGCCGGCTGAACGCAAAAAAGACCCGGCCCCGCAGTGACTGCGAGAACCGGGTGGTATGTCTCAAGCATACATGGCGGGCGAGTGTTGTCACCAGCCATCCGGTTTGCGGCTGGGGCCGACCGGGTTCGGAAGCTGGTGGTCGTAGAAGTGGTGCGGGCGCAACCTTCGCCACCAGTGTCGCCCGGCGCCCTCGGAAGCCTCACCACGAAGGTCTTTGGCAGTCGGGTGGGTGCTCGGGTTCACCGTGGCGACTGGAACGTGTCGGCGGGCGTGCTGGAGCGGGAAGTGCAGGTCGGAGTCGTTCGACAACACCATCGCTGCGTCGACGCGGTGTGAGAGCACGTCGATGAGCAGGTGGCTGGCGACGTTGACGTCGGAGCCCTTCTCCTCGAAGGTACTCACCGTGACCAGTAGATTACGGTGCCCCTCCGGACCGGTGATCTCCTCGCTGGGCAGCCATGAAGGCAGCTGATCCTCGCCGGGGGAAGCGACCCGGCGCACCGGGCTGCCGTTGCGGGATCTCTCGATTAGGACACCCGTCTTGGTGCGAGGGGCGTACTTGCCGTTGACGACTTCCAGCTGCGGGATATGGCACTGGAGGGCCTCGATGTAGACCTGCTGGTCGTGTCTCGAACTGGAATCTCCTTCGCGATCCCGCGGCGCGGTGCAGTAGACCAGCCGTTCCAGGACGGCACCGGGCCAGACATGGGGGTTGATCAGCGACATCGCCAGAGCTGCGAGATCGAGCCAGCGCCATCCTGCGGTGCCTCGGCCGCAGTGGGACCGGGCACCGTAGTAGACGTTGAATGCGTCCACGTAGACGCCGACCCGCATCGGCTTTCCCTACTGTTCCTCGCCCACCCTGGCACCGTAGCGATCAACAGCCGGAGCGTGGGGAACATCAGGATTACAACGTCGCCAGAAATCCTCGTACCGCCCTCGGTCAGTCGCCGTAGGCCTGCAGCGTTCGCAGGGCGTTGACCGTCGCGTAGCCGCGCCATTCGAGGGTGGCGGCGGGGGAGTAGCTGGTGAAGTCGACGGTCCAGCCCCCGTCGTCCGCCTGGCCGGAGCGCAGCCGTCGCAGGTCGGCCTCGACGGCGGCCTGCGACAGCAGCGCGCGGGCCGGGCCCGGTTGCGGTGCGAAGTCGAGTGGTCGCATGTACTCGTCGTCGGCGCCGCCCTGGACGTGGACCATCCCGTCGGTGGGAACGAACGCACCGAGCACGTCGAGGAGTTCGCGGGCCGTCTCCGGATGCGCCCCACTCAGCACGTCGGCGAAGCGCACGGTGAACGCCAGCTCGATGGCGTGGGGAGTCCGGTGCTCCGTCCGCAGCCGGTGGACGGCGGCGACGCAGAACTCGGTGGCCCGGGCGAGCCACGGGTGATCGGCGACCGCCCGATCGTGTCGCGCGACGCGGTGTGCGTGCAGGGCGACGACCGACGTGATCTGCAAGGAAGACACTCCCGGGTCCGCGTGGACCCAGAACGGTGCGCAGTGCTCCGGCTCGGTGACCGGGAGGGCGAACGGGAGCCCGCCGTCGGGCAGTGTCACGGTGAGCAGCCAGTCGCACAGCTGCTCCGCCTGCGGGCTCGTGACCGGAGCGATCTCGGCCAGCACCTCGAAGGCGTGCAGCGCGGCCGCCGGTTGGCTCTCGGGTGAGCGCAGGTCGGGTTCGAGGCCGTGGCCGTAGCCGCCGTCGGCGTTGCGGTACGCGCCGAGCGCGGCGAGCGTGGGCTGCGGGTCGCCACGGCCCACCAGGAGTGCGTAGCGGTGCTGGTCGAGCAGGCGGGCGTGGCCCGTGAGGAACCGGGACGCCGCCGCAAGCGATGTGGTCTGAGTCATAGAAAGACGCTAGCGCTCGCCTGAACGCGTGTTCGACTGGTCTTCGTGAACGACAGGTCGAGGGCCGCATCCGCCGACCACGCTGCGGCGGATGCGGCCCTCGGTCTTTCAGTGAACCGCCGGGCTCGCCTGGAACGGCAGCCCGACCGGCTCGTCGCCTTGCCGCGGCACGGGCACGTCCGCCAGTGCCGATTCCACCGTCGCGTGCAACGGCAGTGCGTCCGCGAGGCCCACGGCCTCGACCGGTCTGGTGACCACGCGCTGCGTCGCCACGATGCGGAACGTGACTCCGCGCCGCACGGCGACGTCCTGCGTGTCGAGCAGCAGTGCCAGGCCCGCCGAGCCGAGGAACGTGACCTGCTCGAGGTCGACGATCAGCTGCTGGGGCGGCGACACGAGCTCCATCGCCTTGTCCAGGTTCTCGGCGAGCGCGTCCCTCGTGCTGAGGTCCACCTCGCCACTCACTGTCACCACGACTCCTGTTCCGTGACAATCGGTGGTTACTTCCAACAAGGAAGTGGGTATTGCTAGTTCGGACACGGCACCTCCAGCGGTGTCCACATCAACCA from the Saccharomonospora azurea NA-128 genome contains:
- a CDS encoding PIN domain-containing protein → MRVGVYVDAFNVYYGARSHCGRGTAGWRWLDLAALAMSLINPHVWPGAVLERLVYCTAPRDREGDSSSRHDQQVYIEALQCHIPQLEVVNGKYAPRTKTGVLIERSRNGSPVRRVASPGEDQLPSWLPSEEITGPEGHRNLLVTVSTFEEKGSDVNVASHLLIDVLSHRVDAAMVLSNDSDLHFPLQHARRHVPVATVNPSTHPTAKDLRGEASEGAGRHWWRRLRPHHFYDHQLPNPVGPSRKPDGW
- a CDS encoding anti-sigma factor antagonist (This anti-anti-sigma factor, or anti-sigma factor antagonist, belongs to a family that includes characterized members SpoIIAA, RsbV, RsfA, and RsfB.), which translates into the protein MDTAGGAVSELAIPTSLLEVTTDCHGTGVVVTVSGEVDLSTRDALAENLDKAMELVSPPQQLIVDLEQVTFLGSAGLALLLDTQDVAVRRGVTFRIVATQRVVTRPVEAVGLADALPLHATVESALADVPVPRQGDEPVGLPFQASPAVH
- a CDS encoding sugar phosphate isomerase/epimerase family protein, whose product is MSDKALSRRAMFRTAAGAAAAVGLAGAMSGTAHAGWGPPGRRIPKQMISIQLYTLRNLFEADLEGTLEALADIGYRSVELAGTYGRSAAEFRGLLDRYHLRATSAHVSFDGEDVDALIEDARTLGYRKAACAYANYSTLEEWRAFAGRLDTAAAAFRKAGISYGYHNHAHEYQAIDGVRPIDVIAERTSPRNVHLEYDLYWVVDGGADPVEEYYRRFGRVQQFHVKDRGEDGGWADVGTGTIDWATLFRRTWAGPMKQYIVEHDDPADPLNTAKVGYDYLADLRF